In Aquila chrysaetos chrysaetos chromosome 17, bAquChr1.4, whole genome shotgun sequence, one genomic interval encodes:
- the CHRM2 gene encoding muscarinic acetylcholine receptor M2 isoform X2, with product MNNSTYINSSTENVMALESPYKTVEVVFIVLVAGSLSLVTIIGNILVMVSIKVNRHLQTVNNYFLFSLACADLIIGIFSMNLYTLYTVIGYWPLGPVVCDLWLALDYVVSNASVMNLLIISFDRYFCVTKPLTYPVKRTTKMAGMMIAAAWVLSFILWAPAILFWQFIVGGRTVPDGDCYIQFFSNAAVTFGTAIAAFYLPVIIMTVLYWQISRASKSRIKKGKKEAAQNQDTVSPSLVQGKIVKPNNNNIPTSGDGLEHSKIQNGKTTGETVTENCVQGEEKESSNDSTSVSVVASNVKEDEAAKDASQASASQDHLKVENSKLTCIRIVTKSQKGDCCAPTNTTVEIVGTNGEEKQNSVARKIVKMTKQPAKKKPPPSREKKVTRTILAILLAFIITWTPYNVMVLINSFCTSCIPGTVWTIGYWLCYINSTINPACYALCNATFKKTFKHLLMCHYKNIGATR from the coding sequence ATGAATAACTCAACATACATAAACTCCTCCACTGAAAATGTGATGGCTTTGGAGAGCCCCTATAAAACTGTTGAGGTGGTCTTCATTGTCCTGGTAGCAGGGTCTCTCAGCCTAGTCACCATAATTGGGAACATCCTGGTCATGGTGTCAATCAAAGTCAACAGGCACCTACAGACTGTCAACAACTATTTCCTGTTCAGCTTGGCCTGCGCTGACTTGATCATCGGCATCTTTTCAATGAACCTATACACCCTCTACACTGTGATAGGCTACTGGCCCTTAGGGCCTGTGGTGTGCGACCTCTGGCTGGCTCTAGACTATGTGGTCAGCAACGCCTCTGTAATGAACCTCCTCATTATCAGCTTTGACAGATACTTTTGCGTCACCAAGCCTCTGACGTATCCTGTAAAGCGGACCACTAAGATGGCAGGCATGATGATCGCAGCTGCGTGGGTGCTGTCCTTCATCCTGTGGGCCCCTGCAATTCTCTTCTGGCAGTTCATTGTGGGAGGAAGGACTGTCCCAGACGGGGACTGCTACATCCAGTTTTTTTCCAACGCTGCCGTCACTTTTGGCACTGCCATTGCAGCCTTCTATTTGCCTGTTATCATCATGACTGTCCTTTACTGGCAAATCTCTCGAGCCAGTAAGAGTCGgataaagaaagggaaaaaggaagctGCCCAAAACCAAGATACAGTTTCCCCCAGCCTTGTCCAAGGTAAAATAGTGAAACCAAACAATAACAACATCCCAACCAGTGGGGATGGGTTGGAGCACAGCAAAATTCAGAATGGAAAAACGACCGGAGAGACTGTGACGGAGAACTGTGTtcaaggggaggagaaggagagctCCAACGACTCCACCTCTGTCAGCGTGGTTGCTTCCAACGTGAAAGAGGACGAAGCTGCCAAAGATGCCAGCCAGGCTTCTGCCTCCCAAGACCATCTCAAAGTGGAGAACTCCAAGCTGACATGCATCAGGATAGTCACCAAGTCCCAAAAGGGTGACTGCTGTGCCCCTACCAACACCACTGTGGAGATTGTAGGCACCAACggggaggagaagcagaatAGTGTAGCCCGGAAAATCGTCAAGATGACAAAGCAGCCAGCCAAAAAGAAACCACCTCCttctagagagaaaaaagtgaCAAGGACTATTTTGGCCATCCTCCTGGCCTTCATCATCACCTGGACCCCATACAATGTGATGGTGCTCATCAACAGCTTCTGCACATCCTGCATCCCTGGCACTGTATGGACCATAGGTTATTGGCTCTGTTATATCAACAGCACCATCAACCCTGCCTGTTACGCGCTCTGCAATGCTACTTTCAAGAAGACCTTTAAGCACCTTCTTATGTGTCATTACAAGAATATAGGAGCTACAAGGTAA
- the CHRM2 gene encoding muscarinic acetylcholine receptor M2 isoform X1: MNNSTYINSSTENVMALESPYKTVEVVFIVLVAGSLSLVTIIGNILVMVSIKVNRHLQTVNNYFLFSLACADLIIGIFSMNLYTLYTVIGYWPLGPVVCDLWLALDYVVSNASVMNLLIISFDRYFCVTKPLTYPVKRTTKMAGMMIAAAWVLSFILWAPAILFWQFIVGGRTVPDGDCYIQFFSNAAVTFGTAIAAFYLPVIIMTVLYWQISRASKSRIKKGKKEAAQNQDTVSPSLVQGKIVKPNNNNIPTSGDGLEHSKIQNGKTTGETVTENCVQGEEKESSNDSTSVSVVASNVKEDEAAKDASQASASQDHLKVENSKLTCIRIVTKSQKGDCCAPTNTTVEIVGTNGEEKQNSVARKIVKMTKQPAKKKPPPSREKKVTRTILAILLAFIITWTPYNVMVLINSFCTSCIPGTVWTIGYWLCYINSTINPACYALCNATFKKTFKHLLMCHYKNIGATRFHFPSE; the protein is encoded by the coding sequence ATGAATAACTCAACATACATAAACTCCTCCACTGAAAATGTGATGGCTTTGGAGAGCCCCTATAAAACTGTTGAGGTGGTCTTCATTGTCCTGGTAGCAGGGTCTCTCAGCCTAGTCACCATAATTGGGAACATCCTGGTCATGGTGTCAATCAAAGTCAACAGGCACCTACAGACTGTCAACAACTATTTCCTGTTCAGCTTGGCCTGCGCTGACTTGATCATCGGCATCTTTTCAATGAACCTATACACCCTCTACACTGTGATAGGCTACTGGCCCTTAGGGCCTGTGGTGTGCGACCTCTGGCTGGCTCTAGACTATGTGGTCAGCAACGCCTCTGTAATGAACCTCCTCATTATCAGCTTTGACAGATACTTTTGCGTCACCAAGCCTCTGACGTATCCTGTAAAGCGGACCACTAAGATGGCAGGCATGATGATCGCAGCTGCGTGGGTGCTGTCCTTCATCCTGTGGGCCCCTGCAATTCTCTTCTGGCAGTTCATTGTGGGAGGAAGGACTGTCCCAGACGGGGACTGCTACATCCAGTTTTTTTCCAACGCTGCCGTCACTTTTGGCACTGCCATTGCAGCCTTCTATTTGCCTGTTATCATCATGACTGTCCTTTACTGGCAAATCTCTCGAGCCAGTAAGAGTCGgataaagaaagggaaaaaggaagctGCCCAAAACCAAGATACAGTTTCCCCCAGCCTTGTCCAAGGTAAAATAGTGAAACCAAACAATAACAACATCCCAACCAGTGGGGATGGGTTGGAGCACAGCAAAATTCAGAATGGAAAAACGACCGGAGAGACTGTGACGGAGAACTGTGTtcaaggggaggagaaggagagctCCAACGACTCCACCTCTGTCAGCGTGGTTGCTTCCAACGTGAAAGAGGACGAAGCTGCCAAAGATGCCAGCCAGGCTTCTGCCTCCCAAGACCATCTCAAAGTGGAGAACTCCAAGCTGACATGCATCAGGATAGTCACCAAGTCCCAAAAGGGTGACTGCTGTGCCCCTACCAACACCACTGTGGAGATTGTAGGCACCAACggggaggagaagcagaatAGTGTAGCCCGGAAAATCGTCAAGATGACAAAGCAGCCAGCCAAAAAGAAACCACCTCCttctagagagaaaaaagtgaCAAGGACTATTTTGGCCATCCTCCTGGCCTTCATCATCACCTGGACCCCATACAATGTGATGGTGCTCATCAACAGCTTCTGCACATCCTGCATCCCTGGCACTGTATGGACCATAGGTTATTGGCTCTGTTATATCAACAGCACCATCAACCCTGCCTGTTACGCGCTCTGCAATGCTACTTTCAAGAAGACCTTTAAGCACCTTCTTATGTGTCATTACAAGAATATAGGAGCTACAAG